The Pedosphaera parvula Ellin514 genome segment TTGTTTTGGTTGTTAGAATTAGAACTGGAACTCGATCCAAGGCCTCGAAATCCTCAGATTTCGTCTCCCACTCCTCGCAGGAATCACCCTAAATCATATTGTCGGAACCCATTTTGTCACATTAATACTCACTTTGGCAATACATATCTTGCTTTCTTTTTATATACAACCTAACTATTTTACACAAAACGCTCTAATTATTATCCAACATCATACAAACCCAACCATTCGCAAATGAGCAGGGTTCACGCATTTAATTCTCCAACTCTGGCTTTTACGCGATCATGCATCGAAAAATCGTAAATAAATCGGCCGGTTGACCCTGAATCTGCCGCCATATTAACCGTCATCATCCTCTCCGCTCAAAAATCAAACATCGTCACTCGCAAATTCCTCCCTTTCCGCAGCCCTCCGGAGCCCCAAGGGGGCGTCCCAAACCAGCCCTGGGTGGAACCTGGTGGAACCCAGGGTAACCGTTCCTCAATACATTCACATTCTGCCGACATAGTCGGCGCGAGCCCCGCGAGCATCATCCCTCCTGCACGTCACCATTCATTACCATTTCAGAAATCGAAGAAAATACTGCATCTACTCTGGGCCAATGAGCCGATAGCCTTGCCCACAAGAGAAAACTCTGATATCGCCTTACATACATGGAAACCCTGGGTGCAACGGAGCATAAATTCGACGTCTTCCTGTCTCACAGCAGCAAGGATAAACCGACAGTCCACCCACTTTTGCTTAATCGCTACGCCAGTTTTGTTATAAGAGTTTGGTTCGATGTAGAAGAATCGCTTGGCTCACTCCCCGCCATCTGGTAGTCCATAACGCGAACCATCCCAAGGACTCAAAGGGAATGACCATTAAAGCCTTTATCAGCTACAGTCACGATTCTCCCGCACACTGCCAGCGAGTGTTGGCACTCAGCACAGCACTGCGAAGAGACCACGGCATCGATGTGGAACTCGATCAATACCACAATGAGGAAATTGTGGATTGGCCTCGCTGGTGCAAAGAGCAAATGAGTCCCGAGCGTTCGGACTATGTCCTCTGTGTCTGTACTGCCGAGTATTATCGCCGCATCGAAGGTCATGAACGTCCTGAAAAAGGCAAAGGCGTTTATTGGGAAGGCAGTCTGATGGATGACGAGCTTTACGATGCCAAAGGCAACAGACGGTTTATTCCAGTCTTTTTTGATGACGAACCGGACTCAAGTGTTCCTAAAATTCTTCGCGGTTGGACACATTGCCGCCTCCGCAACTTTGCGCTGGAAGACTCCGGATTTGAGCATTTGTTTCGAATCATTACCCGCCAGCCAAGCGTTCCAAAACCACCGCTTGGCACTGTCCCTGTTCTACCACCCAAGCCTCCAGCTCAACCTCAACCCATCCCCCAGACCGCAGCACCAATTCAAATCTTTCCTACTCATCTCCGCCATGGTGCCGAGGAATTATTCGGCCGTGATGAGGAACTGAAACGTTTAGATGACACTTGGAACAATCCAAAAATCAACGTGGCCACTTTCGTCGCATTCGGCGGAGTGGGAAAAACCTCGCTTATCTTTGAATGGATGAACCGGCTCATTTCCGATGCCGGTCGCGGAGCAAAGCGTATTTTCGATTGGTCATTTTACAGCCAGGGAACACGAGAACAAGGTGTCTCCGGCGACGTATTCATTGCCAAGGCACTCGAAGCTTTTGGCGATCCCGAGATGGCTAGAAGCAACGCCTCACCTTGGGACAAAGGTGCACGACTCGCACACTTGGTAGCCCAGGAAAGAACTCTCTTGGTGCTCGACGGCTTGGAACCATTGCAATATCCGCCCGGCCCAATGGGCGGCAAGTTAAAAGACCCGGCAGTGGAGATGTTGCTCAAAGGACTGGCTCGAAATAGCCCCGGCCTCTGCATCGTCACCACTCGCGAAACAGTCACCGACCTGCTTCCCTTTCGAAGCACAACGGCCCCAGAATGGAAACTGGAACATCTCTCCAAGGATGCTGGTGACGCGTTATTGGAAAAGCTCGGCGTAAAAGGAACCACTGCGGAACGCCAACAACTCAGCTGCGATGTCAACGGCCACGCTCTTACCCTGAATATATTAGGCAACTACCTAGTGCGTGCGCACGGAGGTGACATTCGCAGACGCGCCCAGGTCAGGTTTGAGAAAGCAGATGCCAACATCCAAAACGGCCACGCTTTCAAAGCCATGGCCGCCTACGAAACATGGCTTTCGTCCGGTGGCGAAGTCGGCTTGCGCCAACTCGCAGTACTTCGTGCACTCAGTCTCTTCGACCGCCCAGCAGAAAATAGACTTTTGGAAGTGCTTCGCCAAAGGCCTGGCATTGCGCACTTGACCAAACCGCTAATCGATCTTGATGAAGAAGATTGGAATCTTACCCTTTCCTCACTCAAGGATGCTGGCCTAGTTTTTATTCAAAGCGACAAATCAACAGTCGATACCCACCCGTTAATTCGCGAATACTTCGCCGCAACAATTCGACAAAAGAATCTTGTGGGTTGGCGTGCTGCCCATCGGCTACTTTACGTGCATCTTCGCGACACAACGGAAGATAAATCGCAACCATCCGTGGAGGATCTTCAACCTCTCTATCAAGCTGTCGTTCACGGTTGCCAAGCAGGACAGGCCCGTGCAGCATGTGATGAGGTTTATGCGGCTCGGATCGCGAGAGGACGTGATCACTATAGCATGATGAAACTCGGAACAATTGGAGCTGATTTAGCAGTGGTCTCTTATTTTTTCGATAAGCTGTGGAGTCAACCTGCAGGAGATTTCACCGAAGTAGCCCAAGCTTGGTTGTACAGTCAGGCTTCTTTTCAACTTAGGGCATTGGGCCGTCTCACTGAAGCTCTTGATCCGATGCGCGCCGGCTTACAGATGCGAATAAAACAAGAGGATTGGGTGAACGCAGCGAGATGTGCCATTAACGTTAGCGAACTCGAGATGTGTTTCGGCGACATAATGGGTGCAATGAGAGATTCTAAGCAATCCGTCAACTTTGCGAATCGTAGT includes the following:
- a CDS encoding SEFIR domain-containing protein — translated: MTIKAFISYSHDSPAHCQRVLALSTALRRDHGIDVELDQYHNEEIVDWPRWCKEQMSPERSDYVLCVCTAEYYRRIEGHERPEKGKGVYWEGSLMDDELYDAKGNRRFIPVFFDDEPDSSVPKILRGWTHCRLRNFALEDSGFEHLFRIITRQPSVPKPPLGTVPVLPPKPPAQPQPIPQTAAPIQIFPTHLRHGAEELFGRDEELKRLDDTWNNPKINVATFVAFGGVGKTSLIFEWMNRLISDAGRGAKRIFDWSFYSQGTREQGVSGDVFIAKALEAFGDPEMARSNASPWDKGARLAHLVAQERTLLVLDGLEPLQYPPGPMGGKLKDPAVEMLLKGLARNSPGLCIVTTRETVTDLLPFRSTTAPEWKLEHLSKDAGDALLEKLGVKGTTAERQQLSCDVNGHALTLNILGNYLVRAHGGDIRRRAQVRFEKADANIQNGHAFKAMAAYETWLSSGGEVGLRQLAVLRALSLFDRPAENRLLEVLRQRPGIAHLTKPLIDLDEEDWNLTLSSLKDAGLVFIQSDKSTVDTHPLIREYFAATIRQKNLVGWRAAHRLLYVHLRDTTEDKSQPSVEDLQPLYQAVVHGCQAGQARAACDEVYAARIARGRDHYSMMKLGTIGADLAVVSYFFDKLWSQPAGDFTEVAQAWLYSQASFQLRALGRLTEALDPMRAGLQMRIKQEDWVNAARCAINVSELEMCFGDIMGAMRDSKQSVNFANRSKNSFQIIRSSTSWANAVHQSGNQATALTLFKEAEDMQAKRQPKYPLLYSLSSFEYCDLLHVDAERVAWKIITNGTQKTTLQLIGRCREVEERSQRILTWRAPNDSLLDIALDHLTFGRASLYRAALENSATSKLESGFIVPHQHLSTAVDCLRRAGQQHHLPSGLLSRSLLRFLENDAEGARADLEEAWEIAERGPMRLHMADIHLHRARLFRDKTSLIEARKLIEQCGYWRRKEELEDAEEAAKNW